The Arvicola amphibius chromosome 6, mArvAmp1.2, whole genome shotgun sequence DNA window GGCTGCTCTTTTAATACACTGCTTAGTTTGGTTTGTTCACATTTATttaggttctttctttcttccttccttccttccttccttccttccttccttccttctttcctttctttctttctttctttctttctttctttctttctttctttctttctttttttgttttttagtttttcgagacagggtttctccatgtaacagtcctagctatcctggaactagctcttgtagaccaggctggcctcaaactcacagagatctgcctgcctctgcctcctaagggctgggattaaaggtgcacttAGGAGTCTAAATTTTCAGTATCTTATGTGctctaaaaattcatttattccaggtggtggtagctcacaccgttaatcccagcactccaggagggagaggcaggtgagtttgaggccagcctggtctatagagcaagttcaggacctggctgtcctgtcttgaaaacccaaaaacgAGTGAATAGTCTGTCAATTGTTAAGGAAGTTGAAGTACTACTACTTAAACTTccttgtcaaaacaaaacaagggcctCAGGTTACTCCTAAATATTAACAAACTAAGCACATGTATTTGTGGGCTCAAGGAAAGAAGCCgggcaggaagagggaggcagagagggagagagacagatggagagacaggaagagacagatgtACTTTCACTCTCTTGGAAGCTGGAGAAGCAAGTTTAACTCTGCTCTGAAAGCTTAGTACGGTGGCATTGCCTGGTATACAGAGGCACGTAATAAGCAGAGGCAATTACCATTATTAATccaacaagttaaaaaaaaatagtgtctcAGACATTGTGCTAATGTTTTACATGGGTTATTGGTATTTCATTTAAGCAGGTACTGTTAcaatttcattttgtaaatgaagtattttttttggAACAGTTGTCTTTCCAATgtctctaagcttttcttttcagCCCAGGATACAACGGAGCAAGATAGGAGGTAAATGTTTCAGAAGCAAGCAACGTACGGACTCAACACTCGAGAGACTCAGTGAGCCCGGGGGCTTTCACCCTGGGTTGCCAGCCGGCTCCTTTTTGTTCAAGCACAGACCGGAAGTGTTTCTGACGGTCACGTTTCTACAACACACAGCCGGAAGTTTCTGTCCGTGTGTTCGCCGAGCGAGATAAACTGAGAAGTGGGTTGCCGCTGGAGTTCCCAGGTGTGGATCCCGGGGACTGATGAAGCAGGGAGGACGGGGCGACCATCAGGGACTCCCGCTCGGGGAGGCGGAGAACACAGGCGGAACCCAGGCCTGGTTTGTACCTTTCTCCTCGCGGCCTGCCTCTTCACCCTGCCCCCACTTGGAGCTGCAGTGACAGGGGCCCCGCCCCCTTGACGGTCGCAAGGTCTTTCTGCAGGTACTGACCCTTGATCTCGGGGGTGCTCCCCCATCTCTCAGGCGTGATGGCTACGGGCGCAGATGTACGGGACATTCTAGAACTCGGTGGTCCAGAGGGAGATGCAGCTTCTGGGACCATCAGCAAGAAGGATATCATCAACCCGGACAAGGTAGCGGGGGAACTTGAGAGCGTTAAGTGGGGGTGAAAGTGTTGGCGGAGGAATGGGAAGGggtgagagcaggagagagctGATGGAAGTGATAATTCCACCATCATCAAATGCACGATGGAAGAAGCGCTACCTTGGAACAAAAAACATGCCATCCTCAATATGATGCAGGAGATAGGACTTTGGGAGGTGGTGGGGACCAAGAGAGTCGGAAACCTCCAAGGGATGAGAAGACCAAGAGAGTGTGACACTTGTAAGTTGTTGGGAAGAGAGAGACCAAGACATCGTGACAGTCTTGTCACGTGTAAGGTGAGGAAAGGATGAGTCGGGAGGGGGTGTCTTGCTCAGACAGGGTACTCCCGTGCGTGGGTTACTATGACTTTAGTTCAGCATTGGTCTCTTTGGAGATTGTGCTGGGTAAAGGTTTTTCAGGTGAGGGTAGGTGTAGGCATcgtttcttccctttttttttttctctccagaaaAAGTCCAAGAAATCCTCGGAGACGCTGACTTTCAAGAGGCCCGAGGGCATGCATCGGGAGGTCTATGCTTTGCTTTACTCTGACAAGAAGCAAGTATTGGGATTCCAGGTCCCCTGTGCATGATCCTAGCCCACATGGCATGTCCCTACTTCTCAGTCGACTCTTCCAGGCCTTTCCCCAGCTCTCACTCATTCCAAACCAGGGCTGCTCCTGCAGGGCAGCTCAGTGTCTTGCTCTAGGACATGACTTCTTTATTCAGGGGTGGTTGGGAACTTCTTGGACTTAGTGGTTCTTCACACACCTGATTCTAACCTTTCACTTACCTACCCTCCACTGCCAGGGATGCACCCCCACTATTGCCCAGTGACACTGGTCAGGGGTATCGCACAGTGAAGGCTAAATTGGGATCCAAGAAGGTTCGGCCGTGGAAGTGGATGCCGTTTACCAACCCAGCCCGCAAGGATGGCGCTCTGTTTTTCCACTGGCGGCGAGCAGCAGAGGAGGGCAAAGACTACCCTTTTGCCAGGTTCAATAAGGTGagctgcaaacacacacaagccgAGCCCGTCTGAGCCACTCGCATGAGTTTTCCAGTCTCCCAGGGTTGGCTCTCCAACGTGCTCAGTCCCAGCCATGGTTACCCACTCAGTCCTAGGCCAGGTGCTGTGGACTCTTCTACCCATTGGATTCTTTCCTTCTCCGGATCTGCTGTGGATCTCAGCGGAATGTTGCTCATCTTCAGAGCTGTGTCCTAGGTGTTTTGCTCCGGTGTATGTCTTCTCTGTTGTTCTATTTTAGCCTGTAACATCAGTTACTCTTCACAAGCTAACAGCCCCCTCCCAGAAGCTCTGATTTACCAGCATCCCTTTCCAAGTGTCCCGCAGGTCGCGCACATCAGCTGCACTCTCAATCCTTCCTCTATTCCCACTCAGTAAGCGGCACCATCTCCTCAGTCGCCTGTATAACAAACCTGAGGCTCATCCTGGGCTCAGCCTTTTCCTCATAGCTGTGAATaacaggagaaaggaggagggaggagaacggTACACATGCACAGAAATCAGTGGAGTTCTTTCAGATAAGCACTGCCAATATGAAAGAACTGGAATTTGAATGGACAAGAAATGAGATAAACGGTGCAGTTATAGGTGAGGGAGAGgcctactttttatttattttttgatgtgcatgcacacgccAGCCTACGGAAGCTTTTTCCCTGCTTTAACCACCTGGGCccaagggatcaaactcaggttgtctggtcttctgagccaccttgccagctccAAGGCCTACGTTAGACAGGTTGGTCAGGGAGGTCCTCTCTGGAAGGGTGGCATTTGAACTAGGCCTCATGATGTGTCTCATCTCATGTGCTAATTCTGTTTCTATTACCAGTCACACCTCTGCTTGTGCTCTTCATCCTTTATAACTAAGatcagttattatttttttttggcctAGATTATTTAGCCTTATTGAAAGCAGGGCCTTTTCCCGTCTCACCCAGCCACTGAGAGGAAGGGCTAGAATAGACTAGGATTGGATTGCCCATGGCTAAAGCACTGTACAGTGTGGTTCAGAACAGTCTAGAATTGGAGCTTAAAACCAcatggggctcaaactcagactCATCTCAGCCCAGTGTATCTCACTGCACCTGGCCCCTCCTGGGAGCTCATAGGCTTTCTCAGACTGAGCACAGCTGAGCGTGACTCACACCTCCACTCCAGATCATTTCCTCCATCCCAGCAACGTCCTTAGGCCCCTCTGGCTGGAGAAGCTGGAAAAGAGGTCTCTGAGGAAGGGCTGGATGAGACAGACTGGTGTGAAGGCAAAAGGACTCTGTCTTTACTGCTTCAGCACATGAAGCCTAGACATTGAGAATAACAAGAAATCAAGTGTCTGTCCTTAAAAACTTCATGCTATTGAGAGGTAGAGGAAGATGAGGACAAGTTCAGAATGGTAGGAGATGAGCTATTGGGAGGGCTAGAAGGTTATGGGAGTTTTCTTGATGATGTCACTAGGTGGTGccgtgatttatttttttctcccttcatgCACATGGAACATGGTGAGGAAAAAACATCATACAGGAATGTATGGGTCCAGAGGCTCCTGCATCTAGGCCTATGGGACccaatggtggaaggagagaacagaccccCAAATATTATCCCCAAATATTGTCCCGTGACCTCCAAATATTCTCATCCTCACAcaccttaaaacaaaaatataatttaaaaatgaaaaagaagtcaggcggtggtggtgcagcctttaaccccagcacctgggaggcagaggtaggaggagctctgtgagttcatggccagcctggtctggtctacaaagcaagttccaggacagccaagaatatCCTTGGATACACAGAGATATCCTTTCTCAAAACACCAataaaggggctgaagagatgactcagtggttaagagcactgactgctcttccagaggacccagagcacccacatggcagcttacaactgtgtAACGCCAGTTCCAGGAAACCTGACACctaaagcaaaacaccaatgcacataacataaataattaaaaaacaccaataaataaataaataaaagataagaatTTTAAAGGTTCCTGCATATTGGATGCTCTGGGAATTTCCACACTGATAAAGCTTTATATGGGGTGATGTAGGGGAGGTGTGGTGCAATTGGTCAACAGTGACCATGCCAGGTGGCCCTTGGCAAGGAGGCCTAAGAACTTGGCCTTCGCCCTCATGTCTTTGAGGAGCCACCACAGATTTTAAGAGTCGTCTCAGGATTGGATGAGTTCTGGACAGATCTGGTTGATGACAACAAGAGTTCAGTGGATTtgtgctcttcctctctgtggctgCTTTGAGGGTCTCTCTCCCAGCGACTCTCCCTGCGCTCATGCTCAGGCCGGGCTCCAGGAGTCACTGATGTGCCATTCTCCTTGGTCTTAACTTATTGTTACTTGGGCCTGCAGCCTGTGCTTCTCTGCTTTAGTTTGGGCTCACGGCTTCCCCTCTGTCACTGCTGGAGCCGCTTCAGTCTCCGACTCTTCTTTCAGCCCAGTGTCTCCTCTGTTGCCAAATGTAGATGATATAAGAAACAGGaccatttgaaaaattattttatgtgtatgagtgttttacctgcatgtgtctGTTCACCATATGGGtgcagtgcccgtggaggccagaagagggagtcggaTCCACgggaactggaattataaatgatcatgagtcaccatgtgggcactaggcatgGAACCCAAGTCTAGAATGTTAGGACTTTTGATCTCTTTCAGCCTAGCTATATTGGATCTTGTCACCCTCCAGGTGGAGTCTAGGCTCCCAGAAGGGTGCACACCCTGTAGCAGCTGGTTCTGCTGCCGCATCAGACTCCTCAGCTCAGCCAGTTTCCCAGCCTGGTTCCTGAAGGCAGGCCCAACAttagggtgtttgtttgtttgaactcATGTTGTACCTGTGTTGTCCCATTCTCCTTCACTAGTTCACTTTTCCTTAACCTGAAGATTTAGCCTGGTAagatggtgcacacttgtaatcccagcacttgggaggtggaggcaggaggatcagggttcaGTGTCATCCTCAAactgaattcagggccagcctgggttataaaaacaaacactgcacagggatggagagacaactcagtgattaggagtacttactgctcttccagaggactggagtttggttcccaggacccagagTGGCTCATGGCCACCTCAAACTGCAGCTTCTTCTGAACATCCAGTGCTTTCGTCTGGTTTCCACAGGCacataaaaacaacagcaaagtaaataagaaataaaaagagtaggcctggctgggcggtggtggcgcaagcctttaatcccagcacttgggagacagaggcaggcagatatatgtgagtatgaggccagcctggtgtatatagTGAGaaccaggatagccagggctacacagaaaccttgtctaaaaaacagacaaacaaaacaaaggactaGGCTTGATTTACCTCTGTTCTGAGTAGCTCTGTGCCCAGCTGTACCCAGGGTCACTTGTTTATATTTATCATCAGGTTTACCACATAGTACCcaaattgtttttctgttctattCCCCTCCAGTTGAATTGCTGGCTTTGAGAGGTGTCCCCTGTGAGCACTGTTTccattctttttgttattgttttgttttttgggacagtgtttctctgtgtagctttggagcctgttctggaactcgccctgtagaccaggttggcttcgaattcacagagatctgtctgcctctgcttcccaagtgctgggattaaaggtgtgagtcaccaccgcccggcctgtttctATTCTTATTGTAGGTCAGTTGTGACAAGCCACACAGGTTGGCCCTATAAGTAGCATGGTGCAGGTCACATCTTGTTTGCAGATGGAGAATTGTTTGGAGGAGAACTGAAGGGAAGCCCAAGTAGGAAGGTGGTTTTGCTTCTCTGATGCAGGCCACTGATGGTGCTGTGCTAGTCTGAGTGGCTATGCCATGGAGACGGAGGGGAACTCTGGAGGTGAAGTCACAGATTAAGCAAAAAGTAGGAATTAAAAGATACTTTCcattgccaggtgtggtggtacatgcctgcaatccagTACGGgggagactgaggctggaggactgTTTTGAGTTAGAGCCAATCTGGCCTCCACAGAGAGTACTGGCCAGCCAAGACTACTTCCCAAGGCGGTGTCAACACACAACAGAAACATAGGCTGTCACCAGTCAACAGCACACCCAGGGTTCTGGCGCTGGCTGTTGTGGTTGAGGTCTGGACTGGAGATGTTTGAAGAGGGATGACTGCAGTATTGAGCGTGTTAGGTGGGACATGTGTGACCTCTGGTAGGAAGTGTCCAAGAGCAGCAGGAAAGAGCCTGGTGTATTTTTGAATTCAAAAGAAACTTCCTGATATAGCCCATCACTGACTCCTTCCTTGTTTCTGATCTACAGACCCAGCTTATGGTGATGCTGGTATATCTGAGAGAGAGacctggggcaggaggaggaataTGGGCCAGGAGAGAAAGGGGCATTGGCAGTAGGATTTCCTGGAGATGCCCAACTCTGAAGTGCTCTGGGATCAGCAAGTCCCGCTGTTACCACTGGGTGGCAGTAGTGCTTTAGACAAGTGGTGTATGGCCTAGGGGCGCTGGGCCTTTCTCTTGTCTGATGGGTGTTTGACTCCACAATTGACCCTTGAGTGCCACAGAAGTGCTTACAAGTCCGGCAGGAGCATGTGGTCCATTCCCAAAGATGTTAAGTTGTCTTGGAGTGAACCAGGCAGGCCACTGACCCAGAGCCTTCTAGGGAGGGGCCTCTGGCCAATCAGACTGGGTCTTTCCTTCCTACAGGCTGCCTCTACACAGGGGTTGGTAATAAACAAGAAGGGGTGTGGCCACATGGCCAGCCTGCTTGGACTTATGACAAAGGAATGTGGTCCCTATGTCTTTGTGCCAGTAGACGGTGCAGGTGCCTGTGTACTCAGAGCAGGAGTACCAACTCTATCTTCACGATGACGCATGGACTAAGGCAGAGACTGACCACCTCTTCGACCTCAGCCGCCGATTTGATCTGCGCTTTGTAGTTATCCATGATCGGTATGACCACCAGCAGTTCAAGGTGAGCTGGTGTGCACTTGCTGAGTGCCCAGCCCTCCTACCATCCCTTCCACGTGCTCCTCAGTGTTCATTCCCATGTGTTCTGATTCTCAGAAACGTTCTGTTGAGGATTTGAAAGAGAGGTACTACCATATTTGTGCCAAACTTGCCAACGTCAGGGCTGTGCCGGGCACAGATCTCAAAATACCAGTATTTGATGCTGGGCATGAGAGACGGCGGAAGGAACAGTTGGAGCGGCTTTATAACCGGACCCCAGAACAGGTTCATGACCTTTCCCCGTACCTGAAACCCTTTGCCTTCCCACCCTCCGTGGCTTCAACTCTCACCTCTAggctcctccaccttcagcccaTTCCCATGGTTCCCCTGTTCTTCCCTCCCTTACCTCTGGTTCCCTCATAGATAACTTGTGTCCTTCAGCTCCCTGGCTACCCTGGTTCCACACAGCCCCATACATGCCAAAGCATTTCTTGGTTTTGCAGGTGGCAGAGGAAGAGTACCTGCTACAGGAGCTTCGTAAGATCGAGGCCCGGAAAAAAGAGCGGGAAAAACGCAGCCAAGACCTGCAGAAGCTGATTACAGCAGCAGACACCACCGCAGAGCAGCGGCGCACAGAACGCAAGGCCCCCAAGAAAAAGCTACCCCAGAAGAAGGAGGCTGAGAAGCCGGTATGGAGGCTGACCTCCATATGGAGGTTATCTGGCACAGCTTCAAGTGGGCATTCTGAGAGTACGCCCAGTCAGTGGGTCCCTGGGCCACTCCCTGTGACACCTTAGGCTCTAACTCTTTCCCCAGGctgttcctgagactgcaggcatCAAGTTTCCAGATTTTAAGTCGGCAGGTGTCACACTGCGGAGCCAGCGCGTGAGTTACCTCCTCCAGTGTTTCTGCCCTGGGCTCCCAATGGCCTAATGCTACAGCTGCCAAGGCTAAAGGAATGGGAGGGGTCTATGAAAAGAGGTGGCCTTGCCACCATCTCATGACACGGCCAGGCCGAGGTTGCCTTTACTATTCTCCACTTCTCAACTTGTTCCGTTTTAGCCATAGCTACTTGCAGAGGTTACCTACCCATGAGCCTCACTGTTAAACCAACCCTCTTCTTCCTAAGCCTCATCAAGGGGTGTGGGACTTAGCTGACTGTCATTGCAGATGAAGCTGCCCAGCTCTGTGGGTCAGAAGAAGATCAAGGCGCTGGAACAGATGCTGCTGGAGCTTGGAGTGGGTGAGTGACTCCGAGCCTCATGGGATAGCTAGCTAGCTCCCTCTCCCAGGGGCTGTGCAAGGGAGGGCAGTTCATACTACAGGCCTTCAACCACAGTTGGCTTTGTCTTGCCTGCAGagctgagccccacccccacagaggaGCTGGTGCATATGTTCAATGAGTTGCGGAGTGACCTGGTGTTACTCTACGAGCTCAAGCAGGCCTGTGCCAACTGTGAATACGAGCTACAGATGCTGCGGCACCGGCATGAGGCCCTGGCTCGGGCAGGAGTGCTGGGGGGCCCTGCCACACCAGCAGTGGGACCAACCCCAGCCTCTGCTGAGCCAGCAGTGTCTGAATCTGGACTTGGCCTTGACCCCACCAAGGACACCATCATTGATGtagtgggcgcacccctcacacCCAATTCGGTAAGAGCctgggcaggcttgggggagCATGCCTTGGCTCTGTAAGAGAATGCATGTATGTACAGCCTTCAAGAGAATGGTTGCCAATGTGAGGGGAGAGGCTGAGGACAGGAGTAGGTTTAGGTTAACTATTGGGCCTCTTCTCTGAGAATGACAGGCACCATAAACCTTGAGTCACACCTCAGAGGCCACTAACCTCAACACTTTTTGTTTCTTCAGCGGAAACGACGGGAATCTGCCTCCAGCTCATCTTCTGTGAAGAAAGCCAAGAAACCATGAAGGGGCCACTAGGGTTGGGGGTATGGTGTAAACAGAGCTGTTACACTGACTGGCTGATTCTATTTCCTTACCTCCTCATATCCTTGGCTGGGGTGACAGGCTGATAGACTGATCACTACAATCAGTTCCTAAAGGCTTGCTTGCAATGCCCACATTCAGGCCCTTCACCATTTTCCTGTTGCCCACACTCCTCACCTGGACACCTGTGTTTGTATTTACATGGCCTTACACAGCAGGGGACTCAGCTAGCAGCAGTTTTGGCAGGTCCTTTGCCTCCTGCTCCCAGTCTATGCATCCTCAATGAAGGCATCAAAGGTACTGCAGTGTCAGCGGCTCTGTATGGAGATGGAGCCTGGAGCGACAGCCTCACACACAAGGATGGCTCCCACACACTAGGACCTTGTTTCCCCAACTTTATTCAGTGGCACGTTCACAGCAGGGATGGGGGTGGACACAAGGTGGGACCTGATCTGTCCTGGAGCCCTGGGGGCACCACACACCATGCACTATGGATGGGAGGGGGCACAGGGGGGACTCGGTGACCCCAGCAGAAGCCTGTGTACCAGGGAGAAGGCAGTGAGTACCTGGGTTCCCCCTAGCCCAGGGCCATAATGGCAGGGGCTAATACTGGGCAGAGACTGAGgagtgggagggggtggggcacaAAGTGTCTGCTCCAGAGGGGCCAAGTGGCCATGCCCTCACCCAGGGCACAAGCCCATAGGGCAGCTGGGGGACACTCTGGGCGCAGAGTTGTGCcactctcccttttccctctggTGAGGGAGAGGAGGATTCTGGTTTGGGCCAAGCAGCTACCCTGTCCTGCCCCATCCCGTCCTCTGCCAATCAGAAGGGCTTTGATGTCTGCTTGAAGATGAAACCTCGGTAAGCCAGTGTCTTCATGATGTTGGCAATGTTCTTGCAGTCATctagagagaagagaagacattTAGACAGGGCCAGACTCAGGAGCCAAGGGCTTAAGGAGGACATTGGCTCTGGTGGCAACATCTCTAGCTTTGGGTTGGGCTTGGTGATACTGGGCCTACAGGAAGCCTGGACTCAATGCTTCTCAGTCCCATAATTCATGCTGGAAATTGGCCGCTGTGTCCTATCCCAGCCCCAGCGGTGATGTATGGGCGCCGTCGCAGTAAGAAAAAGGCAGAGTAAATGTGTAATTTCTCCCTTGACGGCCCCTGGCCGCTGGGCGATTCTTCTTGTTGCTGCCGCGTGGGGACGGCCTGTCCGCCACACTCCGTCTTCCCGCCACCCGCCTTGATGTCTCCATTTCATTACTGTGCGGCCATTCATCACACCCACGGCCAGGGTGACTTTGTGGCACTTGTATGTGTGGGGGGGACTGTGGTCCAGGCCATACTCAACCAATGACAAGACACAAGACTTGGCTTGGCTGTGCCAGAATCCTGGGAAACACCTGTTCTGGATCTCTGTGTCCATGTACCTCCAGACAGGCTGGGAAGGCCCTGGTTCATGTGCTGTCAGCCCTACCAGACACCCACGAGTCAACCTACAACCTGCCTGTCCCAGGAGGCTGGCTGCTGGCCACCTTTTGGGATCTTGTGTCTGCTCAAATACCAGGTTAAACAGCCTGTATGTGTCAGACCCTACCAGTTTCTCTGGTACTGGCCTCTGAAAAACTCCATGCTGTAAGCTAATGTGGTAGCCTGGAGGCTATAGGGACTCTAGGGACTTGGCCAGGACAGGACTTGCTCCATTTC harbors:
- the Dmap1 gene encoding DNA methyltransferase 1-associated protein 1; amino-acid sequence: MATGADVRDILELGGPEGDAASGTISKKDIINPDKKKSKKSSETLTFKRPEGMHREVYALLYSDKKDAPPLLPSDTGQGYRTVKAKLGSKKVRPWKWMPFTNPARKDGALFFHWRRAAEEGKDYPFARFNKTVQVPVYSEQEYQLYLHDDAWTKAETDHLFDLSRRFDLRFVVIHDRYDHQQFKKRSVEDLKERYYHICAKLANVRAVPGTDLKIPVFDAGHERRRKEQLERLYNRTPEQVAEEEYLLQELRKIEARKKEREKRSQDLQKLITAADTTAEQRRTERKAPKKKLPQKKEAEKPAVPETAGIKFPDFKSAGVTLRSQRMKLPSSVGQKKIKALEQMLLELGVELSPTPTEELVHMFNELRSDLVLLYELKQACANCEYELQMLRHRHEALARAGVLGGPATPAVGPTPASAEPAVSESGLGLDPTKDTIIDVVGAPLTPNSRKRRESASSSSSVKKAKKP